The Bacillus sp. NEB1478 genome contains the following window.
ACATTTTCTTCGTGCGATGTAAAGCTGCCGAAGCGTTCCTTGTCCTACGGGATCTTCCACAGAGGCTCACCGCACGCCCCGCGGAAAGCGAGCATCCTGGAGAGGAAATCAACTACTACGAAATAACAACAATGAATAATCTCTAATATAAATTCTTCAAATAAAAAAGGGCAAGATTGTCATTGAAGACTTGATCCCGCCCTTTAATCGGTTTATTAAACTAATTCAATGATAACCATTGGTGCACCATCACCACGGCGAGGGCCGATTTTTGCGATGCGAGTGTAACCACCGTTACGCTCTGCATAGCGAGGTGCAAGATCACTGAAAAGCTTTTGAAGAGATCTTTGTCCAGACTCAACGTCAGCAACTTCATTACGAAGGAATGATGCTGCTTGACGGCGAGCATGAAGGTCTCCACGCTTACCAAGCGTAATCATTTTTTCAGCAAATTTACGTACTTCTTTTGCACGTGCTTCTGTAGTTTCAATACGCTCGTTGATAATTAAATCAGTAGCTAAATCACGAAGCATTGCTTTACGAACCGCAGATACACGACCTAACTTTTGGTATCCCATGCTTGTATTCCCTCCTCTGCGCGTTTCTCTCTAGTCTTGAAAAAGCGCGTTTTACGAATTAATCGTCAGCGCGTAATGAAAGACCTAGCTCGTCAAGTTTCTCTTGAACTTCTTCAAGAGACTTCTTTCCAAGGTTGCGTACTTTCATCATGTCCTCTTCAGACTTATTCGCAAGTTCTTGAACTGTATTTATTCCAGCACGCTTTAGGCAGTTATAAGAACGAACAGAAAGATCAAGCTCTTCAATAGTCATTTCAAGAACTTTTTCTTTTTGGTCTTCTTCTTTTTCTACCATAATCTCAGCGTTCTGAGCTTGATCTGTTAAGCCAACAAAAATATTTAAATGTTCGCTAATGATCTTCGCACCAAGAGAAACTGCTTCCTCTGGACGAATGCTCCCATCTGTCCATACATCAAGCGTTAGCTTGTCATAGTTTGTTACTTGTCCTACACGAGTGTTTTCAACTTGATAATTCACACGTGAAATTGGCGTGTAAATTGAATCAACAGGAATAACACCAATAGGCATATCATCGCGTTTATTGCCTTCTGCCTGAACATAACCACGACCACGTTTTGCGAAAAGCTTCATTTGGAAATGAGCACCTTTTGCTAGTGTTGCGATGTGAAGATCCGGGTTAAGGATTTCAACATCACTGTCATGTGTAATGTCTCCAGCTGTTACGACACCATCACCTTGAATATCAATTTCAAGTGTCTTTTCTTCATCAGAGTAAATCTTCATTGCAAGCTTTTTCAAGTTTAAGATAATAGTAGTAACATCTTCAACTACACCTTCAACTGTTGAGAACTCATGCAATACGCCATTAATCTGAATAGATGTAACTGCTGCACCAGGTAGTGAGGACAACAAGATACGACGCAAGGAGTTGCCTAGTGTAGTCCCGTATCCACGTTCAAGTGGTTCAACAACAAACTTTCCGTATGTGGCATCGTCGCTGATTTCAACCGTCTCAATTCTTGGCTTTTCGATTTCGATCATTCAACTGAACCCTCCTTCAAACGTCGAATTTCGGCTGGATCATTCCAGCCGAAATTCCCCATAGGCATTCCGACTTATCTTACCAAAACTATTTCTACATAACCATTATAGACAAGTTATGGAATTATATACCGTGTATATGATTATACGCGACGACGTTTTGGCGGACGGCAACCGTTGTGTGGTACAGGAGTAACATCACGAATAGCTGTTACTTCTAAGCCTACCGCTTGAAGGGCACGGATTGCTGCTTCACGTCCAGCTCCAGGTCCTTTAACGGATACTTCCAACGTCTTCATACCATTTTCCATCGCTGTTTTACCAGCTGTTTCAGCAGCCATTTGTGCTGCGAATGGAGTAGACTTACGAGATCCTTTAAATCCCATGTGACCAGCAGTCGCCCAAGAAATTGCGTTCCCGTGCGTGTCTGTAATTGTTACGATCGTGTTATTAAATGTTGAACGGATATGTGCTACGCCGACTTCAATATTCTTTTTGACACGACGCTTACGTGTATTAGTCTTACGTGCTTTTGCCATTTAGAGTTTACCTCCTTTTCTTACTTTTTCTTATTCGCTACTGTACGACGAGGTCCTTTACGAGTACGAGAGTTGTTCTTCGTGTTTTGACCACGTACTGGTAATCCACGACGATGACGAACACCACGATATGCTCCGATCTCGATTAGACGCTTAATGTTAAGAGACACTTCACGACGAAGGTCACCTTCAACTTTGTGTCCATCGATGACTTCGCGGATCTTGTTTAATTCTTCTTCAGTTAAATCGCGAACGCGAGTTTCCTCTGAAACACCAGCTTCAGCAAGAATTTGCTGTGCTTTTGTTTTCCCGATTCCGAAGATATAAGTTAAAGAGATTACTACTCGCTTATCGCGAGGAATATCTACACCTGCAACACGTGCCATAATTGCACCTCCCTGTAATTAACCTTGTTTTTGTTTATGTTTCGGATTTTCACAGATCACCATTACAGTGCCTCTGCGGCGAATCACTTTACATTTTTCACATATTGGTTTGACTGATGGTCTTACCTTCATTTTTTTAACCTCCTTATGTCGCGGAGTATATAGATTTATTTAAAACGATACGTTATACGACCACGTGATAAATCATACGGAGACAATTCTACGGTTACTTTATCTCCTGGCAGAATTCGAATGTAGTGCATACGAATCTTTCCAGAAACGTGCGCTAGAACTTTGTGTCCGTTTTCTAGTTCAACACGAAACATGGCGTTCGGTAAAGGCTCGATAACCGTACCTTCTACCTCGATAACATCATCTTTAGCCATCGACTTGATCTCCCTTCTTCAGAGCAATGACTTTCTCGTCGGAAAACTTCGCTACTGCATAACGTAATTTGCCGTTGGTAACACGACCTGTTTCAAGAATGTTTTTTACAACTTCCGGAGAAATAAAATCAAGCAGCTCTAAGTGGTTCAGGTTCTTACGTTTGGCGCGATCGTATTTACGCTTGTCGCCATCCGCAACTAGAACAAAACGTTCATCTAGAATACCGACTATAACACCTAACCGATCTGCGTCTCTTCCTTTAAGTATCC
Protein-coding sequences here:
- the rplQ gene encoding 50S ribosomal protein L17; translation: MGYQKLGRVSAVRKAMLRDLATDLIINERIETTEARAKEVRKFAEKMITLGKRGDLHARRQAASFLRNEVADVESGQRSLQKLFSDLAPRYAERNGGYTRIAKIGPRRGDGAPMVIIELV
- a CDS encoding DNA-directed RNA polymerase subunit alpha, which gives rise to MIEIEKPRIETVEISDDATYGKFVVEPLERGYGTTLGNSLRRILLSSLPGAAVTSIQINGVLHEFSTVEGVVEDVTTIILNLKKLAMKIYSDEEKTLEIDIQGDGVVTAGDITHDSDVEILNPDLHIATLAKGAHFQMKLFAKRGRGYVQAEGNKRDDMPIGVIPVDSIYTPISRVNYQVENTRVGQVTNYDKLTLDVWTDGSIRPEEAVSLGAKIISEHLNIFVGLTDQAQNAEIMVEKEEDQKEKVLEMTIEELDLSVRSYNCLKRAGINTVQELANKSEEDMMKVRNLGKKSLEEVQEKLDELGLSLRADD
- the rpsK gene encoding 30S ribosomal protein S11; translation: MAKARKTNTRKRRVKKNIEVGVAHIRSTFNNTIVTITDTHGNAISWATAGHMGFKGSRKSTPFAAQMAAETAGKTAMENGMKTLEVSVKGPGAGREAAIRALQAVGLEVTAIRDVTPVPHNGCRPPKRRRV
- the rpsM gene encoding 30S ribosomal protein S13, with amino-acid sequence MARVAGVDIPRDKRVVISLTYIFGIGKTKAQQILAEAGVSEETRVRDLTEEELNKIREVIDGHKVEGDLRREVSLNIKRLIEIGAYRGVRHRRGLPVRGQNTKNNSRTRKGPRRTVANKKK
- the rpmJ gene encoding 50S ribosomal protein L36; this encodes MKVRPSVKPICEKCKVIRRRGTVMVICENPKHKQKQG
- the infA gene encoding translation initiation factor IF-1; protein product: MAKDDVIEVEGTVIEPLPNAMFRVELENGHKVLAHVSGKIRMHYIRILPGDKVTVELSPYDLSRGRITYRFK
- a CDS encoding KOW domain-containing RNA-binding protein; the protein is MSESDSVPNLGQMVRILKGRDADRLGVIVGILDERFVLVADGDKRKYDRAKRKNLNHLELLDFISPEVVKNILETGRVTNGKLRYAVAKFSDEKVIALKKGDQVDG